One window of Bos indicus isolate NIAB-ARS_2022 breed Sahiwal x Tharparkar chromosome 18, NIAB-ARS_B.indTharparkar_mat_pri_1.0, whole genome shotgun sequence genomic DNA carries:
- the KLK4 gene encoding kallikrein-4 isoform X1: MIEAHLSIQHPEYNKPSLANDLMLIKLEESVPPSDTIQDISIASQCPAAGGDSCLVSGWGRLVNGKLPKVLQCVNISVVSEKICSELYAHVYHPSMFCAGGGQDQKDSCHGDSGGPLVCNGSLQGLVSFGQAQCGQPYVPSVYTNLCKFTDWIQKTIQAS, from the exons ATGATAGAAGCCCACCTCTCCATCCAGCACCCAGAGTACAACAAACCATCACTCGCCAACGACCTCATGCTCATCAAGTTGGAAGAATCGGTACCCCCATCTGACACCATCCAGGACATCAGCATCGCCTCCCAGTGCCCGGCCGCCGGGGGGGATTCCTGCCTGGTTTCTGGCTGGGGTCGGCTGGTGAATG GCAAACTGCCCAAAGTGCTCCAATGTGTGAATATCTCAGTTGTGTCGGAGAAGATCTGCAGTGAACTCTATGCCCACGTGTACCACCCCAGCATGTTCTGCGCTGGCGGAGGCCAGGACCAGAAGGACTCCTGCCAT GGTGACTCTGGGGGCCCCCTGGTCTGCAACGGGTCCCTGCAGGGCCTGGTATCCTTTGGACAAGCCCAGTGTGGCCAACCCTACGTGCCAAGTGTCTACACCAATCTCTGCAAGTTCACGGACTGGATACAGAAAACCATCCAGGCCAGTTAA
- the KLK4 gene encoding kallikrein-4 isoform X2, with protein sequence MLIKLEESVPPSDTIQDISIASQCPAAGGDSCLVSGWGRLVNGKLPKVLQCVNISVVSEKICSELYAHVYHPSMFCAGGGQDQKDSCHGDSGGPLVCNGSLQGLVSFGQAQCGQPYVPSVYTNLCKFTDWIQKTIQAS encoded by the exons ATGCTCATCAAGTTGGAAGAATCGGTACCCCCATCTGACACCATCCAGGACATCAGCATCGCCTCCCAGTGCCCGGCCGCCGGGGGGGATTCCTGCCTGGTTTCTGGCTGGGGTCGGCTGGTGAATG GCAAACTGCCCAAAGTGCTCCAATGTGTGAATATCTCAGTTGTGTCGGAGAAGATCTGCAGTGAACTCTATGCCCACGTGTACCACCCCAGCATGTTCTGCGCTGGCGGAGGCCAGGACCAGAAGGACTCCTGCCAT GGTGACTCTGGGGGCCCCCTGGTCTGCAACGGGTCCCTGCAGGGCCTGGTATCCTTTGGACAAGCCCAGTGTGGCCAACCCTACGTGCCAAGTGTCTACACCAATCTCTGCAAGTTCACGGACTGGATACAGAAAACCATCCAGGCCAGTTAA